The uncultured Roseibium sp. genome contains a region encoding:
- a CDS encoding anthranilate synthase → MPALAEQTFETDGGITITRSSRPSDYEAGTSQWIDRLDAERGAVLSSSYEYPGRYTRWDMALVNPPLVMEAADRTVEIRALNDRGRILIPAIAKALESHPDVASFSADGSRIDLTVKKPDRVFQEEERSRQPSTFSIVRALKDLFACGDDQLGLYGAFGYDIAFQFEPIDLKLKRPDDQRDVVLFLPDEILIVDHHGKRAYVLEYDFAVAGTSTAGLPRDGEKSQYTPANEDPGRGDHEPGEYAKLVEKAKDYFRRGDLFETVPGQTFYEPCPNPPSAVSRRLQQINPSPYSFFFNLGNREYLVGASPEMYVRVTGGRRVETCPISGTIRRGKNAIEDEAQIRKLLNSAKDEAELTMCSDVDRNDKSRVSVPGSVRVIGRRQIEMYSRLIHTVDHIEGTLREDMDALDAFLSHTWAVTVTGAPKRWAMEFIEENEKSPRAWYGGAIGAVLFNGDMNTGLTLRTVRIKDGVAQIRAGATLLYDSVPEDEEAETELKAEAMRAAVREAGLALQAEDKAHTPKSGSCLKILLVDHEDSFVHTLANYFRQTGAEVVTYRTPVADHVFYDVNPDLVVLSPGPGNPKDFDCAATIGRARSRGLPIFGVCLGLQALAESFGAELGQLDIPMHGKPSPITISGNSLLFEGLQAPVIVGRYHSLFAKRDTLPADMRVTAETEDGVVMAIEHDHEPIAAVQFHPESIMSLDQDAGHKIIENVVAKLVKAKVAETA, encoded by the coding sequence ATGCCGGCACTGGCGGAACAGACATTTGAGACAGACGGCGGGATCACGATTACCCGCTCCTCCCGGCCTTCCGACTACGAGGCGGGGACTTCCCAGTGGATCGACCGGCTCGATGCGGAGCGCGGCGCCGTCCTGTCCTCGTCCTATGAATACCCCGGCCGTTACACCCGCTGGGACATGGCGCTGGTCAATCCGCCGCTGGTCATGGAAGCCGCCGACCGCACGGTGGAGATCCGGGCACTCAACGACCGGGGCCGGATCCTGATCCCGGCGATTGCCAAAGCGCTTGAGAGCCATCCGGACGTGGCCAGTTTTTCCGCCGACGGATCGCGGATCGACCTGACAGTGAAAAAGCCCGACCGGGTGTTCCAGGAAGAAGAGCGCTCGCGCCAGCCGTCGACCTTTTCCATCGTCCGGGCGCTGAAGGATCTGTTTGCCTGCGGTGACGACCAGCTCGGCCTGTACGGCGCCTTCGGCTATGACATCGCCTTCCAGTTCGAACCGATCGACCTGAAGCTGAAGCGGCCTGACGACCAGCGTGACGTGGTGCTGTTCCTGCCCGACGAGATCCTGATCGTCGACCACCACGGCAAGCGCGCCTATGTGCTGGAATACGACTTTGCCGTCGCCGGCACCTCGACCGCCGGCCTGCCGCGCGACGGCGAAAAGAGCCAGTACACACCGGCGAATGAAGATCCGGGCCGGGGCGATCATGAGCCCGGCGAATACGCCAAGCTGGTGGAGAAGGCCAAGGACTATTTCCGCCGGGGCGACCTGTTCGAGACCGTGCCGGGACAGACCTTCTACGAACCCTGCCCCAACCCGCCGTCCGCCGTCTCCCGCCGCCTGCAGCAGATCAACCCCTCCCCCTACTCTTTCTTCTTCAACCTCGGAAATCGCGAGTATCTGGTCGGCGCCTCGCCGGAAATGTATGTGCGCGTCACTGGCGGGCGGCGGGTGGAGACCTGCCCGATTTCCGGCACCATCCGGCGCGGCAAGAACGCGATCGAGGACGAGGCCCAGATCCGGAAGCTTCTGAACTCCGCCAAGGATGAGGCGGAGCTGACCATGTGTTCCGATGTCGACCGCAACGACAAGAGCCGGGTCAGCGTACCGGGCTCCGTGCGTGTCATCGGCCGACGCCAGATCGAGATGTATTCCCGCCTGATCCACACGGTGGACCATATCGAGGGCACCCTGCGCGAGGACATGGATGCACTCGATGCCTTCCTGTCGCACACCTGGGCGGTTACGGTGACCGGCGCGCCGAAACGCTGGGCGATGGAGTTTATCGAGGAGAACGAGAAGAGCCCACGCGCCTGGTACGGCGGCGCCATCGGTGCGGTGCTTTTCAACGGCGACATGAACACCGGGCTGACGCTGAGGACCGTGCGCATCAAGGACGGCGTCGCCCAGATCCGCGCCGGCGCGACCCTGCTTTACGACAGCGTTCCGGAGGACGAGGAAGCCGAAACGGAACTGAAGGCCGAAGCCATGCGGGCCGCCGTGCGCGAGGCCGGTCTGGCGCTGCAGGCGGAAGACAAGGCCCACACCCCCAAGTCGGGTTCCTGCCTGAAGATCCTGCTGGTGGATCACGAGGACAGCTTCGTCCACACGCTTGCCAACTACTTCCGCCAGACCGGAGCGGAGGTGGTGACTTACCGGACACCGGTGGCCGATCACGTGTTCTACGACGTCAATCCGGATCTGGTCGTGCTGTCGCCCGGTCCGGGCAACCCGAAAGACTTCGACTGCGCCGCCACCATCGGCCGGGCGCGGTCCCGGGGCCTGCCGATCTTCGGTGTCTGCCTTGGTCTGCAGGCGCTTGCGGAAAGCTTCGGCGCGGAGCTCGGCCAGCTCGACATTCCGATGCACGGCAAGCCGTCCCCGATCACGATCTCAGGCAACTCTCTGCTGTTCGAAGGGCTGCAGGCGCCCGTCATTGTCGGCCGCTATCACTCGCTCTTCGCCAAACGGGACACCCTGCCGGCGGACATGCGCGTGACCGCGGAAACCGAGGACGGCGTGGTGATGGCAATCGAGCACGATCACGAGCCGATCGCGGCGGTGCAGTTCCACCCGGAATCGATCATGTCGCTCGATCAGGACGCCGGTCACAAGATCATCGAGAATGTGGTGGCAAAACTGGTCAAGGCGAAGGTGGCGGAAACGGCGTGA
- a CDS encoding PRC-barrel domain-containing protein, whose amino-acid sequence MLNAAKILSMIAPLVFGLGVSATLCEVTQAQETTSAATADATAGMKTKAVVAVPEDLVGISVVTLEGTSVGEVSSVGTDENGALSSINVDIGGFLGIGETTVTVPATDFAVSDGVIVLAKTEAEVNRLAE is encoded by the coding sequence ATGCTGAACGCAGCGAAGATCCTGTCTATGATCGCACCCCTCGTCTTTGGCCTGGGGGTCTCAGCTACCCTGTGCGAGGTCACTCAAGCCCAGGAAACGACGTCCGCTGCAACAGCTGACGCGACTGCAGGCATGAAGACCAAGGCCGTCGTCGCTGTTCCGGAAGATCTGGTTGGAATATCCGTCGTGACACTGGAGGGGACCTCTGTCGGGGAAGTCTCGTCTGTCGGCACTGACGAGAATGGAGCCTTGTCGTCCATCAATGTGGATATCGGTGGGTTCCTCGGCATCGGTGAAACGACCGTTACCGTTCCGGCGACCGACTTCGCGGTCTCCGACGGAGTGATCGTCCTTGCGAAAACCGAGGCTGAGGTCAATCGGCTGGCAGAATAG
- a CDS encoding LLM class flavin-dependent oxidoreductase: MTKPLELGLDTFGDITQGPDGRSLHEAEVLRNLVRQGVLADETGVDFLGLGEHHRADFAISAPEIVLSHVAALTKRLRLGTSVTVLSSDDPIRVFQRFSTLDALSNGRAEITVGRGSFTESFPLFGYDLNLYEELFDQKLSLLSALVADEIVTWEGELRPPLKKQRIFPRVEDGSLVVWVGVGGTPQSVVRAVAYDFQLMLAIIGGDPARFRPLVDLYYRACEQMEHAVKPIGVHSPGHVAETDEQALEELWPHYKAFHDRLGRERGWSPMVKDAFVSEARHGSIYAGSPETIAKRIANTAKALDLSRFDLKYATGAMPHDMLMNSIELYGTRVIPLVRDMLS; this comes from the coding sequence ATGACCAAACCCCTCGAACTCGGCCTCGACACTTTCGGGGATATCACACAAGGACCGGACGGCCGCTCGCTTCATGAGGCGGAGGTGCTACGCAACCTGGTCAGGCAGGGCGTTCTGGCCGACGAGACCGGTGTCGATTTTCTGGGGCTCGGGGAACACCACCGGGCCGATTTCGCGATCTCCGCGCCGGAAATCGTACTCAGCCATGTCGCCGCCCTGACGAAGCGCCTGCGGCTGGGAACATCCGTCACGGTGCTGTCTTCTGACGATCCGATCCGGGTGTTCCAGCGCTTTTCGACGCTGGATGCCCTGTCGAACGGCCGGGCGGAAATCACTGTCGGCCGGGGCTCCTTCACCGAGAGCTTTCCGCTGTTCGGCTATGATCTCAATCTTTACGAGGAGCTGTTCGACCAGAAGCTCAGCCTCCTGTCGGCGCTGGTGGCGGATGAAATCGTCACCTGGGAAGGGGAACTGCGCCCGCCCCTGAAAAAGCAGCGGATATTTCCGCGCGTGGAAGACGGTTCTCTGGTGGTCTGGGTAGGGGTCGGCGGCACGCCGCAGTCGGTTGTGCGCGCGGTCGCCTATGATTTTCAGCTGATGCTGGCGATCATTGGTGGCGATCCGGCCCGGTTTCGGCCTCTCGTGGACCTCTATTATCGGGCCTGCGAGCAGATGGAGCATGCCGTCAAGCCGATTGGCGTTCATTCTCCGGGGCATGTCGCAGAGACGGATGAGCAAGCGCTTGAGGAGCTGTGGCCCCACTACAAGGCCTTCCACGACCGGCTCGGCCGGGAACGGGGCTGGTCGCCGATGGTCAAGGATGCCTTCGTCTCGGAGGCCCGGCACGGATCCATCTATGCAGGCTCGCCGGAAACGATCGCCAAACGGATCGCCAACACCGCGAAAGCGTTGGACCTGTCCCGCTTCGACCTGAAATATGCCACCGGTGCCATGCCGCACGACATGCTGATGAACAGCATCGAGCTTTACGGCACCAGGGTCATCCCGCTGGTGCGGGATATGCTCAGCTGA
- a CDS encoding methyl-accepting chemotaxis protein yields the protein MFSGLKKSSLRKATAVCKAVADGDFEARITNITETGEAAELMHAINLLIDRTDAYLRESKACLDYVSRNQHFRLIAEKGMVGSFQAAARSINTATFNIKEKHDGFCRVATDFEHQLKDVVESVSQSVSDLNIVSANVSESCSQVSDQSLVVAAGAEEASANMQSVAASTEELTSSISEINRQVVSAADIAASAVIKSQAMSEEIDSLSSTSTKIGEVVQLINDIAAQTNLLALNATIEAARAGEMGKGFAIVAQEVKVLAGQTASATEEINKQISGLQQVTASAVDASSEINEAIERVSEISTAIASAVEQQTTATGEIAQNVEEAANGATDVTQSVVSIQTATAGTKEISDRVVDAAGSLRAQEAHLQKLRDEMNEFLATATKVG from the coding sequence ATGTTTTCAGGATTGAAAAAATCGTCTCTTAGAAAAGCCACTGCCGTCTGCAAGGCCGTGGCAGACGGCGATTTTGAAGCTCGGATCACCAACATCACCGAGACGGGCGAGGCCGCCGAACTGATGCACGCGATCAACCTGCTGATCGACCGGACCGATGCATACCTGCGGGAATCCAAGGCCTGTCTCGACTATGTCAGCCGCAACCAGCATTTCAGGCTCATTGCGGAAAAGGGAATGGTCGGCAGCTTCCAGGCTGCCGCACGCAGCATCAACACGGCAACCTTCAACATCAAGGAGAAGCATGACGGCTTCTGCAGGGTAGCTACGGATTTCGAACATCAGTTGAAAGATGTCGTCGAGTCGGTGAGCCAGTCCGTCAGCGACCTGAATATCGTGTCCGCGAATGTATCGGAATCCTGCAGCCAGGTCAGCGATCAGTCCCTGGTGGTGGCGGCCGGTGCGGAAGAGGCCTCTGCCAATATGCAAAGCGTTGCCGCCTCGACCGAGGAACTGACCAGTTCGATTTCCGAGATCAACCGCCAGGTCGTCTCCGCTGCCGATATCGCGGCCAGCGCAGTGATCAAGTCGCAGGCGATGAGCGAGGAAATCGACAGCCTTTCCAGCACCTCGACCAAGATCGGCGAAGTGGTGCAGCTGATCAACGATATCGCCGCGCAGACCAATCTGCTCGCCCTCAACGCGACCATCGAGGCCGCACGGGCGGGCGAAATGGGCAAGGGCTTTGCCATTGTCGCCCAGGAAGTCAAGGTTCTGGCCGGCCAGACGGCAAGCGCCACGGAAGAAATCAACAAGCAGATTTCAGGTCTGCAGCAGGTGACCGCAAGCGCGGTCGATGCCAGCTCCGAAATCAACGAAGCGATTGAGCGGGTCAGTGAGATTTCAACCGCGATTGCTTCGGCCGTCGAACAACAGACGACCGCGACCGGAGAAATCGCGCAGAACGTGGAGGAAGCGGCCAACGGCGCAACCGATGTCACCCAGAGTGTCGTCAGTATCCAGACGGCGACGGCCGGAACCAAGGAAATCAGCGATCGTGTCGTGGACGCGGCGGGCAGCCTGCGTGCGCAGGAAGCTCATCTGCAAAAACTGCGCGACGAGATGAACGAATTCCTGGCGACGGCGACGAAGGTCGGCTGA
- a CDS encoding PAS domain-containing protein produces MSKPVFLTGVERTFPDDDIIVSKTDLKGRITYANQVFLQIADYTEKEVMGQPHSIIRHPAMPRCVFKLLWATIEAGQEIFAYVVNRTKHGDHYWVYAHVTPSFDNAGRIIGYHSNRRVPDRKIVDEHIVPLYQALREEEARHQSRKDGMMAAEQMIFDVLAQKGVAYDEFIATLGQERQSGFR; encoded by the coding sequence ATGTCAAAACCGGTGTTTCTCACAGGGGTCGAAAGAACCTTCCCCGATGATGACATTATCGTCAGCAAGACGGATTTGAAGGGGCGCATTACCTACGCAAACCAGGTTTTCCTCCAAATCGCCGACTACACGGAAAAAGAGGTTATGGGCCAGCCGCACAGCATCATCCGCCATCCGGCTATGCCCCGTTGCGTCTTCAAGCTCCTGTGGGCGACCATCGAAGCCGGGCAGGAGATTTTCGCCTATGTTGTCAATCGGACGAAACACGGCGATCACTACTGGGTCTATGCCCATGTGACGCCGAGCTTCGATAATGCCGGTCGTATTATCGGTTACCACTCCAATCGGCGTGTTCCCGACCGCAAGATTGTCGACGAGCACATCGTTCCGCTCTACCAGGCACTCCGGGAAGAGGAGGCCCGCCACCAGAGCCGCAAGGACGGCATGATGGCGGCGGAGCAGATGATCTTCGACGTGCTCGCCCAAAAAGGGGTGGCCTATGACGAGTTCATCGCGACTCTGGGCCAGGAACGACAGAGCGGCTTCCGCTGA